A genome region from Brassica oleracea var. oleracea cultivar TO1000 chromosome C2, BOL, whole genome shotgun sequence includes the following:
- the LOC106325893 gene encoding protein IQ-DOMAIN 1-like isoform X2 yields the protein MDEASHVSCSPQLDSIEKLETADLVAQYQMFLNREEEVLASTRIQTAFRGYLARKALRALKGIVKLQAYIRGCSVRRQAITTLKRLQSVVNIQSQVCGKRTQLPGGNHKDYEECKMFSGNIVKVDTTGQKRWDDSLLTKKEAKAVVMSKKEAELRRERIKEYAVTHRKSVESYQRRSSWLEEWVGTQRTKSKELEDLNLSLKPKPKDEMLNKTPRRLLTKNNNNHRRQVSISEEEEQNPGGAVAVVTPTYMVATESAKAKSRSLMSTPRIRSRSFDTQ from the exons ATGGATGAAGCCAGCCATGTATCATGTAGTCCACAGTTAGATTCCATAGAAAAGTTAGAAACTGCTGATCTGGTAGCCCAGTATCAAATGTTTCTAAACAGAGAGGAAGAAGTTCTTGCTTCTACTCGGATTCAGACAGCTTTCCGAGGTTATCTT GCAAGGAAAGCACTACGTGCGTTGAAAGGAATTGTAAAGCTCCAAGCATACATAAGGGGTTGTTCCGTGAGACGCCAAGCAATTACTACACTAAAACGCTTGCAATCTGTTGTGAACATTCAGTCACAGGTCTGCGGTAAGAGAACACAGCTTCCCGGAGGTAATCATAAAGATTATGAAGAGTGCAAGATGTTCAGCGGGAACATAGTCAAG GTGGACACAACCGGTCAGAAGAGATGGGACGATAGTCTTTTAACAAAGAAAGAGGCCAAAGCCGTGGTCATGAGCAAGAAAGAAGCTGAGCTAAGAAGGGAAAGGATCAAAGAATATGCAGTCACCCACCGG AAATCCGTAGAGTCGTACCAGAGACGGAGTAGCTGGTTAGAGGAATGGGTAGGTACACAAAGAACCAAGAGCAAGGAGCTTGAAGATCTCAACTTGTCTTTAAAACCAAAACCAAAGGATGAGATGCTGAACAAAACTCCAAGAAGATTATTGACTAAAAATAATAATAATCATAGAAGACAAGTTTCAATAAGTGAAGAGGAGGAACAGAACCCTGGTGGTGCGGTCGCTGTCGTTACACCAACTTATATGGTTGCAACAGAGTCAGCAAAGGCAAAGTCAAGATCTCTCATGAGCACCCCGAGGATAAGATCGAGAAGTTTTGACACGCAGTAG
- the LOC106325893 gene encoding protein IQ-DOMAIN 1-like isoform X1, producing the protein MAKKKGLFTILKRIFISEAHSDKKEKRRRWTFWKLKVKKRLPSIAAPPENGTRHEEHKEESVSDMDEASHVSCSPQLDSIEKLETADLVAQYQMFLNREEEVLASTRIQTAFRGYLARKALRALKGIVKLQAYIRGCSVRRQAITTLKRLQSVVNIQSQVCGKRTQLPGGNHKDYEECKMFSGNIVKVDTTGQKRWDDSLLTKKEAKAVVMSKKEAELRRERIKEYAVTHRKSVESYQRRSSWLEEWVGTQRTKSKELEDLNLSLKPKPKDEMLNKTPRRLLTKNNNNHRRQVSISEEEEQNPGGAVAVVTPTYMVATESAKAKSRSLMSTPRIRSRSFDTQ; encoded by the exons ATGGCAAAGAAGAAGGGATTGTTCACTATATTGAAAAGGATTTTTATTTCAGAAGCGCACTCAGATAAG AAAGAGAAGAGAAGAAGATGGACATTTTGGAAGCTTAAGGTTAAGAAAAGATTACCTTCCATTGCAGCACCTCCAGAGAACGGGACAAGACACGAGGAACACAAGGAGGAAAGTGTGTCAGATATGGATGAAGCCAGCCATGTATCATGTAGTCCACAGTTAGATTCCATAGAAAAGTTAGAAACTGCTGATCTGGTAGCCCAGTATCAAATGTTTCTAAACAGAGAGGAAGAAGTTCTTGCTTCTACTCGGATTCAGACAGCTTTCCGAGGTTATCTT GCAAGGAAAGCACTACGTGCGTTGAAAGGAATTGTAAAGCTCCAAGCATACATAAGGGGTTGTTCCGTGAGACGCCAAGCAATTACTACACTAAAACGCTTGCAATCTGTTGTGAACATTCAGTCACAGGTCTGCGGTAAGAGAACACAGCTTCCCGGAGGTAATCATAAAGATTATGAAGAGTGCAAGATGTTCAGCGGGAACATAGTCAAG GTGGACACAACCGGTCAGAAGAGATGGGACGATAGTCTTTTAACAAAGAAAGAGGCCAAAGCCGTGGTCATGAGCAAGAAAGAAGCTGAGCTAAGAAGGGAAAGGATCAAAGAATATGCAGTCACCCACCGG AAATCCGTAGAGTCGTACCAGAGACGGAGTAGCTGGTTAGAGGAATGGGTAGGTACACAAAGAACCAAGAGCAAGGAGCTTGAAGATCTCAACTTGTCTTTAAAACCAAAACCAAAGGATGAGATGCTGAACAAAACTCCAAGAAGATTATTGACTAAAAATAATAATAATCATAGAAGACAAGTTTCAATAAGTGAAGAGGAGGAACAGAACCCTGGTGGTGCGGTCGCTGTCGTTACACCAACTTATATGGTTGCAACAGAGTCAGCAAAGGCAAAGTCAAGATCTCTCATGAGCACCCCGAGGATAAGATCGAGAAGTTTTGACACGCAGTAG